One genomic segment of Pedobacter endophyticus includes these proteins:
- a CDS encoding GDP-mannose 4,6-dehydratase — MQTYLITGGAGFIGSHLCAALLKQGNRVINIDNFDPFYDPLIKHNNIRHLADNQNHILRKIDLRDREKLNEVFQSEPIDMVVHLAGMAGVRPSIENPILYEEVNIKGTMNILECMKTFGIKKLIFASSSSVYGNRPEPADFTEDMALNKMISPYAITKKAGEDFCYLYHKLYDLTVLALRFFTVYGPGQRPDLAIHKFVQLIDNHLPIPLYGDGSSMRDYSYIGDIINGITQAANYLHQHKEVFEVINLSGNRSISLKNLLHIIEETLQQKAIVNQLPMQPGDVEATRASIAKAQRLLHYEPQTTIEEGIRQFVAWYKNNKNNHA, encoded by the coding sequence ATGCAAACCTATTTAATTACGGGTGGTGCTGGTTTTATTGGCTCACATTTGTGTGCAGCGCTTTTAAAACAAGGTAATCGTGTGATCAACATCGATAATTTCGACCCGTTTTATGACCCACTGATTAAGCATAACAACATTCGGCACCTGGCCGACAACCAAAATCACATTTTAAGGAAAATCGATTTACGGGATCGGGAGAAATTGAACGAGGTTTTTCAAAGTGAGCCTATCGACATGGTGGTTCATCTTGCAGGGATGGCGGGTGTAAGGCCAAGCATCGAGAATCCAATCTTGTACGAAGAAGTAAACATCAAGGGCACGATGAATATTTTGGAGTGTATGAAGACGTTTGGGATAAAAAAACTGATTTTCGCGTCGTCATCATCTGTTTATGGCAATCGCCCTGAACCAGCAGATTTTACCGAAGATATGGCCCTTAACAAAATGATCAGTCCCTATGCCATTACTAAAAAAGCGGGCGAAGATTTTTGTTACCTGTACCACAAATTGTATGATCTCACCGTTTTGGCCCTCCGGTTCTTTACGGTTTATGGGCCCGGCCAGCGTCCTGATCTTGCTATTCATAAGTTTGTGCAGCTTATTGATAATCATTTGCCCATTCCATTATATGGCGATGGGTCGAGCATGCGAGATTACTCTTACATTGGCGATATCATAAACGGAATTACGCAAGCAGCAAACTACCTGCATCAACACAAAGAGGTTTTTGAGGTGATAAACCTAAGCGGTAACCGATCGATAAGTTTAAAGAACCTGCTTCATATTATTGAGGAAACGTTGCAACAGAAAGCTATTGTTAACCAGCTGCCTATGCAACCCGGCGATGTTGAGGCTACGCGGGCAAGTATAGCTAAAGCGCAACGATTACTGCATTACGAACCGCAAACGACAATTGAAGAAGGCATTCGGCAATTTGTTGCCTGGTACAAAAACAACAAAAACAACCATGCATAA
- a CDS encoding ArnT family glycosyltransferase translates to MHKRLNLPLAFGILALALFWQLGSWGVLESSEARYAEIAREMLETGNWLKPQYLQIQHFDKPLLTYWVTAVGLKLFGANAFGARFFLQIVFLLQIFLVGKITFELFNNKKTAIYAAIIYAGIPLALISIRNLTTDAYLNTFSLLSVLSYLLYYKKGSLTWFYLFFAFLGLAVFTKGPFALLLPLLSIFPIHQIIAKKSIGISKLHYLFGVLLTLLVGAWWFSYLIGSSPKFYDFLIGDQLINRVANADAMKRSKPFWYYAALLPIFVLPMFTLFISALYRVFKQASKPLKWLVIFTLFIPLLLFSASSSKLILYILPIIPFVAIISAHHLAQLDENKTQLHLVFSTVIYSLITLALIATFINLIPGISYQPGIVQLFLLLLLVAYGMYITVKVETKASKLLATFLILPLFVLPISTDIMAKNEAKINGTGPVCEFITNHKLQNSHILVWDQALNSVSFNLEKPIYSIKYNDYSLFRKTQFEHNDEWKKFLIDVQAPNEEAYLKRLAKTPSVLIIKTKHPVPAPYTWLTDHFSKHEVMGPWTIYYN, encoded by the coding sequence ATGCATAAACGCCTTAACCTCCCTTTAGCTTTCGGCATACTGGCATTGGCCTTATTTTGGCAACTGGGCAGCTGGGGCGTACTGGAGAGCAGCGAGGCCAGATATGCCGAAATTGCCCGCGAAATGCTTGAAACCGGCAACTGGCTGAAACCCCAATACCTTCAAATTCAACATTTCGATAAGCCTTTGCTTACCTATTGGGTTACCGCCGTGGGCTTAAAACTGTTCGGTGCCAATGCTTTTGGGGCAAGATTCTTTTTACAAATCGTTTTTTTGCTCCAGATTTTTTTGGTGGGTAAAATAACATTCGAGCTTTTTAATAATAAAAAAACCGCCATTTACGCCGCAATAATCTATGCAGGCATTCCATTGGCACTCATTTCCATCAGAAACCTAACTACCGATGCATACTTAAATACTTTTTCGCTGCTGAGTGTTTTGAGCTATTTGCTTTACTACAAAAAGGGCAGTTTGACATGGTTTTATTTGTTTTTCGCATTTCTGGGTCTGGCTGTTTTCACCAAAGGTCCCTTTGCATTGCTCCTACCGCTGTTAAGCATATTCCCCATTCATCAAATTATCGCAAAAAAATCCATAGGTATATCCAAATTACATTATCTGTTTGGCGTGCTATTAACTTTGTTAGTCGGCGCATGGTGGTTTAGCTATCTTATAGGCAGCTCGCCAAAATTTTACGACTTTTTAATTGGCGATCAGCTGATTAACAGGGTAGCCAATGCCGATGCCATGAAACGAAGCAAGCCGTTTTGGTATTACGCGGCGTTACTGCCGATATTTGTGCTGCCCATGTTTACGCTATTTATCAGCGCACTTTACCGTGTATTTAAGCAGGCCAGCAAGCCGCTAAAATGGCTTGTAATCTTCACGCTATTTATTCCATTGTTATTGTTCTCGGCCTCGAGCTCGAAACTCATATTGTATATTTTACCTATCATTCCATTTGTGGCCATTATCAGCGCCCACCATTTGGCTCAGCTCGACGAAAATAAAACCCAGCTGCATTTAGTTTTCAGCACAGTTATTTACAGCCTGATCACTTTAGCGCTAATTGCCACGTTTATAAATCTAATTCCCGGCATTTCCTATCAGCCCGGCATTGTGCAACTGTTTCTGCTGCTCCTGCTTGTGGCCTACGGAATGTATATCACGGTTAAAGTAGAAACGAAAGCTAGCAAGTTACTGGCTACTTTTTTAATCCTGCCGCTTTTTGTGCTGCCAATCTCGACCGATATTATGGCAAAAAACGAAGCGAAGATTAACGGAACGGGCCCTGTTTGTGAATTCATTACAAACCATAAGCTCCAAAACAGCCATATATTGGTATGGGATCAGGCGCTTAATTCAGTTTCATTCAACCTTGAAAAGCCGATTTACAGCATTAAATACAACGATTATTCGTTGTTTAGAAAAACGCAGTTTGAGCACAACGATGAGTGGAAAAAGTTTTTGATCGATGTGCAGGCTCCAAATGAAGAAGCCTATTTAAAAAGGCTGGCAAAAACGCCTTCGGTGCTCATCATCAAAACCAAACACCCCGTGCCCGCACCTTATACGTGGCTAACTGATCATTTCAGCAAGCACGAGGTAATGGGGCCGTGGACAATTTATTACAATTAA
- a CDS encoding glycosyltransferase family 2 protein, with amino-acid sequence MKTDYLMTIIVPVYNEAENLDRVKEAFNAYFAQSPFQSKVLFVDDGSKDGSLSKIEEICANNAHFEYITFDRNYGLSTAIKAGIDQVNTPLTGYIDADLQTTPLDFDLLLNELGTNTMAVGYRAKRKDTLSKRIQSKIANFIRRSLINDGIIDTGCPLKVVRTEEAKRIPFFDGMHRFLPALILLQQGTVKQINVRHFPRIAGKSKFNIFNRSIKPLQDAFAYRWMRKRYINYRIEKVCLV; translated from the coding sequence ATGAAAACAGATTATCTCATGACGATCATTGTACCTGTTTATAATGAAGCCGAAAATTTGGACAGGGTGAAAGAGGCTTTTAATGCCTATTTTGCCCAGAGCCCGTTTCAAAGCAAGGTTTTATTTGTTGACGATGGTTCGAAAGATGGAAGCCTTTCGAAAATTGAGGAAATATGCGCCAATAATGCACACTTTGAATATATCACGTTCGACAGAAACTATGGGTTGAGCACGGCTATTAAAGCAGGAATAGACCAGGTGAATACGCCTTTAACGGGCTATATTGATGCTGACCTACAAACCACCCCGCTGGATTTCGACCTGCTGTTGAATGAACTTGGCACCAATACAATGGCCGTTGGTTATCGGGCGAAACGAAAAGACACTTTAAGCAAACGCATCCAATCGAAAATAGCGAACTTTATTCGCCGCAGCTTAATTAACGATGGCATTATCGATACCGGCTGCCCTTTAAAAGTAGTGCGGACCGAGGAAGCAAAGCGGATTCCGTTTTTTGATGGTATGCACCGCTTTTTGCCGGCCTTGATTTTACTGCAACAAGGAACCGTTAAACAGATTAATGTGAGGCATTTCCCCAGAATTGCGGGTAAATCGAAGTTCAACATCTTCAACCGCTCGATTAAGCCGCTGCAAGATGCTTTTGCCTACCGTTGGATGCGCAAACGTTACATTAATTACAGGATTGAAAAAGTATGCTTGGTTTAA
- a CDS encoding VOC family protein, whose product MEKLNRNFNSSNFADYILNKVIMLQNSKVFSSYSVDDIAKAKTFYGDILGLKPVLNEMGIIELHFGDGGNVIMYPKDNHQPASFTVLNFRVNDVEAAVDELTKKGVVFQKYDHEHLRTDEKGISRDNGGPTIAWFKDPAGNFLSLIEE is encoded by the coding sequence ATGGAAAAATTAAATCGTAACTTTAATAGCAGCAATTTTGCTGATTATATTTTAAACAAGGTGATTATGTTACAAAATTCAAAAGTCTTTAGCTCGTATTCAGTGGATGACATTGCAAAAGCGAAAACCTTTTACGGAGACATTTTAGGTCTCAAACCTGTTTTAAATGAAATGGGTATCATCGAGCTGCACTTTGGCGATGGAGGCAATGTGATTATGTACCCGAAAGATAATCACCAGCCAGCCAGCTTTACTGTTCTTAATTTTCGGGTGAACGATGTAGAGGCCGCGGTAGATGAATTAACTAAAAAGGGCGTGGTTTTTCAGAAATACGACCACGAACATTTACGCACCGACGAGAAAGGAATTTCGCGTGATAACGGCGGGCCCACCATTGCCTGGTTTAAAGATCCGGCAGGCAATTTTCTTTCGCTCATAGAAGAATAG
- a CDS encoding DinB family protein: MEKDILITELKKLLNGGTAHVGLKDAVANLPFNLLGERPHQLPYSIWQLVSHIKIAQWDMLQFSKDGNHQSPKWPDEYWPKETAPKDENEWDETIAQIDSDLNEFIQLVENEDLFAQIPHGDGQSILREAFQIADHNAYHVAEIVVIRRLLGAWKN; the protein is encoded by the coding sequence ATGGAGAAGGACATTTTAATTACTGAATTGAAAAAGCTGCTCAACGGCGGAACGGCTCATGTCGGCCTCAAAGATGCTGTTGCCAACCTGCCGTTTAACCTCCTTGGCGAACGACCGCATCAATTGCCTTACAGCATCTGGCAATTGGTATCGCATATTAAAATAGCACAATGGGACATGCTGCAATTTAGTAAGGATGGCAATCATCAATCGCCGAAATGGCCCGATGAATATTGGCCAAAAGAAACTGCACCCAAAGACGAGAATGAATGGGATGAAACCATTGCGCAAATTGACAGCGATTTAAATGAATTTATACAGCTTGTAGAAAACGAAGATTTGTTTGCTCAAATCCCACATGGCGATGGCCAAAGCATCTTAAGAGAAGCCTTTCAAATTGCTGACCACAACGCCTACCACGTCGCAGAGATTGTCGTAATCAGGCGTTTACTCGGTGCATGGAAAAATTAA
- a CDS encoding aminotransferase class V-fold PLP-dependent enzyme: MNFRDQFPILNDCVYLNTAYSGLLATDFATWRRVHDENFVALGSAFRVANDSILKETKTRLAGIFGAYIGNCYLVQNFSVGFNTLINGLDRSHRFLILKEDYPSVNYPIKTSGFNFMEVSIDANLENNILQQVEEFKPTVLAFSIVQYISGIRIDPAFIRKLKATYPDLLIIGDATQFMGTCVFDFNSSGFDAVLGSGYKWLLGGFGNGYVFLSDQLKDEVYSWKKDLDLPSSPFLEGRDYLSLTFELGHLDTLNFGTLNEGLKLIEKIGMANIETAAQSISDKARKAFYAKGLLNDEEMNRPVHSTIMSLPLGEHKVAQLNEAKVIFAARGAGTRFSFHFYNNENDLDKVLEVLSK, encoded by the coding sequence ATGAACTTCCGCGACCAGTTTCCCATTCTTAACGATTGTGTTTATTTAAATACGGCTTACTCTGGCCTGCTTGCCACCGATTTTGCGACATGGCGGCGAGTGCACGATGAAAACTTTGTTGCATTGGGCAGCGCTTTCAGGGTGGCAAACGATTCGATTCTTAAGGAAACCAAAACCCGGCTGGCGGGCATTTTTGGGGCATATATTGGCAATTGCTATCTTGTTCAGAACTTTTCAGTGGGCTTTAATACGCTGATTAACGGACTGGATAGAAGCCACCGTTTTTTGATCTTGAAAGAGGATTATCCGTCGGTAAACTACCCGATTAAAACGAGCGGGTTCAACTTTATGGAAGTTTCTATTGATGCTAATCTGGAAAATAATATCTTACAACAGGTTGAAGAATTTAAGCCTACGGTGCTTGCCTTTAGCATCGTTCAGTACATTAGCGGGATCAGAATTGACCCGGCATTTATCAGGAAACTTAAAGCTACCTATCCGGATTTGTTGATTATCGGCGACGCCACTCAGTTTATGGGCACCTGTGTTTTCGATTTTAACAGTTCGGGCTTTGATGCGGTACTTGGCAGCGGTTATAAATGGCTTTTGGGCGGATTTGGAAATGGATATGTATTTTTGTCTGATCAGCTGAAAGATGAGGTTTATAGCTGGAAAAAAGACCTCGATTTGCCTTCTTCGCCATTCCTGGAGGGGAGAGACTATCTTTCGCTTACGTTTGAACTTGGCCATTTAGACACTTTAAATTTTGGAACGCTGAACGAAGGCCTCAAATTGATTGAGAAAATTGGCATGGCGAACATCGAAACCGCAGCGCAGTCGATCAGCGATAAGGCCCGCAAAGCGTTTTACGCTAAGGGGTTACTTAACGACGAGGAAATGAACCGCCCGGTGCACTCAACCATTATGAGCTTGCCGCTGGGTGAGCACAAAGTTGCGCAGCTAAACGAGGCCAAGGTAATATTTGCTGCCAGAGGCGCTGGAACGAGGTTTTCGTTTCATTTTTACAATAACGAAAACGACTTGGACAAAGTGCTTGAGGTGCTTTCTAAGTAA
- a CDS encoding L-histidine N(alpha)-methyltransferase, whose amino-acid sequence MSTVTTAAATTNKLFLEETIAGLKAEPKHMHSKYFYDEAGDYIFQQIMNMEEYYLTDAEMDILANQTSALVEVVSAAGTAFDLIELGAGDATKSIHLLRALINQQFDFKYFPIDISEHVISSLEQSLPAQLPGLTMQGLNGDYFEMLQTASEISSRRKVVLFMGANIGNMNPAEARGFCAQLRDQLSKDDLLIVGFDLKKNPQQILSAYSDGGGITRSFNLNLLSRINRELEGNFDVQNFEHYATYDPETGACKSYLISLTNQTVKIGNEQIRFEENEYIFMEISQKYALTDIENLARTTGFEPVHNFYDKNKYFVDSVWKCQSHTG is encoded by the coding sequence ATGAGCACAGTTACAACAGCGGCAGCAACAACAAATAAGTTATTTTTGGAAGAAACCATTGCGGGCTTAAAAGCCGAGCCAAAGCACATGCACTCCAAATATTTTTACGATGAAGCGGGCGATTACATCTTTCAGCAGATTATGAACATGGAAGAGTATTACCTCACAGATGCTGAAATGGATATTCTGGCCAACCAAACTTCGGCGCTTGTTGAAGTCGTTTCGGCCGCAGGTACCGCTTTCGATCTGATTGAGCTCGGAGCAGGCGATGCAACAAAATCCATTCATTTGCTTAGGGCGCTTATCAATCAGCAATTTGATTTTAAATACTTTCCGATCGATATTTCTGAGCATGTGATTTCTTCCTTAGAGCAAAGTTTACCCGCTCAGCTGCCGGGCTTGACTATGCAGGGCTTAAATGGCGATTATTTTGAAATGTTGCAAACCGCATCCGAAATTTCCAGTCGCCGTAAAGTAGTCTTGTTTATGGGCGCAAATATTGGCAATATGAACCCTGCCGAAGCCCGTGGTTTTTGTGCGCAATTGAGAGATCAATTGTCAAAAGATGACCTGCTGATTGTTGGTTTCGACCTCAAGAAAAATCCACAGCAAATCCTTTCCGCTTATAGCGATGGGGGAGGGATTACGCGTTCGTTTAATTTGAATCTCTTATCGAGGATAAACAGAGAGTTGGAAGGTAATTTTGATGTGCAAAACTTTGAGCATTACGCCACTTACGATCCCGAAACAGGTGCCTGTAAAAGCTATTTGATCAGTTTAACCAATCAAACTGTTAAAATAGGGAATGAGCAGATCCGGTTTGAAGAAAACGAGTATATTTTTATGGAAATTTCGCAGAAATACGCATTGACGGATATCGAGAATCTGGCCCGAACAACCGGATTCGAGCCCGTTCATAACTTTTACGATAAAAATAAATACTTTGTCGATTCAGTCTGGAAATGCCAAAGCCACACTGGTTAA
- the egtB gene encoding ergothioneine biosynthesis protein EgtB translates to MNLAEKYKQIRKYSEQICEPLETEDYVVQPVVDVSPPKWHLGHTTWFFETFILKPNVFNYKEFDVNYNYVFNSYYETIGNRVIRTDRGNLSRPSVNDVYKYRAYVDEAMIGFLSAEVPPELTELVVLGFNHEQQHQELLLSDIKYILGNNPLFPTYSAEWKDIEQDTAAPTFIDFSGGIHEIGFNGSDFCFDNELGQHQVYLQPFSISSQLVTNNEYLDFINDGGYQNFNYWHAEGWDWVQTNKINSPMYWHFIDGQWFCYTLNGLQTLKPNDTLTHISYYEAYAFASWKGMRLPTEFEWEIAAKSFNWGQRWEWTESAYLPYPGFSKAPGAIGEYNGKFMVNQKVLRGASVATPQNHSRITYRNFFHPHLRWQFTGIRLAK, encoded by the coding sequence ATGAACCTCGCAGAAAAATACAAGCAGATTAGGAAGTACTCCGAACAAATCTGTGAGCCTTTAGAAACTGAAGACTATGTAGTGCAGCCCGTTGTTGATGTTAGCCCACCGAAATGGCATTTAGGGCATACTACATGGTTTTTCGAAACATTTATTTTAAAGCCCAATGTGTTTAACTACAAAGAATTTGATGTTAATTACAACTACGTTTTTAATAGCTATTATGAAACCATTGGCAACAGGGTTATCCGAACCGATCGGGGCAACCTGAGCAGGCCAAGTGTAAACGATGTGTATAAATACAGGGCCTATGTAGATGAGGCGATGATTGGTTTCCTTTCTGCCGAAGTTCCGCCCGAACTAACCGAACTGGTGGTTTTAGGCTTTAACCACGAACAACAACATCAAGAACTTTTACTGAGCGATATCAAATATATTTTAGGTAACAATCCTTTATTTCCGACCTATTCTGCCGAATGGAAAGATATTGAACAAGATACAGCGGCACCAACTTTCATCGATTTCTCCGGAGGCATTCATGAAATCGGTTTTAATGGCAGCGATTTTTGCTTTGATAATGAGCTTGGCCAACACCAGGTTTACCTGCAACCCTTTTCCATTTCGTCTCAACTGGTTACCAATAACGAATATCTCGATTTTATAAACGATGGCGGCTATCAAAACTTCAATTATTGGCATGCCGAAGGCTGGGATTGGGTGCAAACCAACAAAATAAATTCTCCGATGTACTGGCATTTTATCGATGGCCAATGGTTTTGCTACACCCTTAACGGGTTACAAACCTTAAAACCAAACGATACGCTAACGCACATCAGCTATTACGAGGCTTATGCCTTTGCCAGTTGGAAAGGCATGCGGTTGCCTACCGAATTTGAGTGGGAAATTGCCGCCAAAAGCTTCAATTGGGGCCAAAGGTGGGAGTGGACGGAGAGCGCTTATTTGCCCTATCCCGGCTTTAGCAAGGCACCCGGCGCAATAGGCGAGTACAATGGAAAGTTTATGGTCAATCAGAAAGTCCTTCGCGGGGCATCGGTTGCCACACCTCAAAATCACAGCAGAATAACCTACCGAAATTTTTTTCATCCCCATCTACGATGGCAGTTTACGGGCATCCGTTTAGCTAAATAA
- a CDS encoding ABC transporter permease/substrate-binding protein codes for MNEQQQTLWQFMAAESDKLLNQTLQHIGLTFISLFFAVAIGLPLGIIIARKRQLSGSVLGLAGVLQTIPSIALLGFMIPLLGIGAKPAIVALLIYALLPIIRNTYTGIIGIDKHVIEAAKALGMGSWQILFKVELPLAMPVILAGIRTATVINVGVATLASYIAAGGLGEFIFGGISLNNTNMILAGAIPAALLAILLDFLLSLIQHLNFAKLRKITLVFPFMLVLLSSFYLLPSAYGSSLTAGFTPEFMGRQDGDLGLRSVYGLKIHTIVISDAVMYKAAYAKELDVISGYSTDGRLKAFDLKILKDDKSIFPPYYAAPIVRKSALQKFPELENVLNLLSNRISDSVMTELNYKTDYLHQTPEKVAKDFLSSVGLYKTPRNGNAGVVRIGSKIFGEQYILAEMYSMLIKGNTDYNVSTKTGLGGTKICFDALVNDQIDLYPEYTGTGLLVLLQPDPKLARQIAHDKNKTYDYVAEQFDKKFEIKWLKPIGFNNSYALMMRQKQSKALNVTSITDLKNYLDKN; via the coding sequence ATGAACGAGCAACAACAAACGCTGTGGCAGTTTATGGCAGCCGAATCAGATAAATTGCTGAACCAAACCTTACAACACATCGGTTTAACCTTCATTTCGTTGTTTTTTGCCGTTGCCATTGGCCTACCGCTGGGCATCATCATCGCCAGAAAGCGCCAGTTATCGGGAAGCGTTTTAGGCCTCGCGGGCGTGCTGCAAACCATTCCCAGCATTGCATTGCTGGGTTTTATGATTCCATTACTCGGTATCGGTGCAAAACCGGCAATTGTTGCGTTGCTCATTTATGCCCTATTGCCCATTATCAGAAATACTTATACCGGAATTATTGGTATCGACAAGCACGTAATCGAAGCCGCCAAAGCATTGGGCATGGGCAGTTGGCAAATTTTGTTTAAGGTAGAGCTTCCTTTGGCCATGCCCGTTATCCTCGCAGGGATCAGAACAGCCACCGTAATCAATGTTGGCGTGGCCACACTTGCCTCTTACATTGCCGCTGGTGGCCTCGGTGAGTTTATTTTCGGCGGCATTTCGCTAAATAATACAAATATGATCCTCGCAGGCGCAATTCCCGCCGCACTGCTCGCCATCCTTTTAGATTTCTTACTGTCGCTCATTCAACATCTCAACTTTGCAAAGCTGCGGAAAATAACCCTCGTTTTTCCCTTTATGCTCGTATTGTTAAGTAGCTTTTACCTCCTGCCATCCGCTTACGGCTCTTCGCTTACCGCAGGCTTTACACCCGAATTTATGGGTCGCCAGGATGGAGATTTAGGTTTAAGATCTGTGTACGGATTGAAAATTCATACCATAGTAATTAGCGATGCAGTGATGTATAAAGCAGCCTATGCTAAAGAACTCGACGTAATTAGTGGTTACTCGACCGATGGCCGCCTAAAGGCTTTCGATTTGAAAATTCTGAAAGACGATAAATCGATCTTTCCGCCATACTACGCCGCACCTATTGTACGAAAATCTGCGCTTCAAAAATTCCCTGAACTCGAAAATGTTTTAAACCTGCTTTCGAATAGAATTTCAGATTCGGTCATGACCGAACTTAATTATAAAACCGATTATCTGCATCAAACGCCCGAAAAGGTGGCGAAAGATTTTCTGAGCAGCGTTGGTTTGTACAAAACGCCGCGAAACGGTAATGCAGGCGTAGTGCGCATCGGATCGAAAATTTTCGGCGAACAATATATCCTCGCCGAGATGTACAGCATGCTGATAAAAGGCAACACTGATTACAATGTTTCAACCAAAACCGGCCTTGGAGGAACAAAAATCTGCTTTGATGCACTGGTTAACGACCAGATCGATCTTTACCCCGAATACACCGGAACAGGCTTGTTGGTATTGCTTCAGCCCGACCCGAAACTGGCCCGGCAGATTGCCCACGATAAAAATAAAACTTATGATTACGTTGCCGAGCAGTTCGATAAAAAATTCGAAATCAAGTGGTTAAAACCAATTGGTTTTAATAATTCTTATGCTTTAATGATGCGGCAAAAACAATCAAAAGCGCTAAACGTTACTAGTATTACAGACCTCAAAAACTATTTAGATAAAAATTAA